Proteins from a genomic interval of Stenotrophomonas maltophilia R551-3:
- the era gene encoding GTPase Era — MSEQTPHHCGSVAVIGRPNVGKSTLTNALVGAKVSIVSNRPQTTRHRLLGIATYPEGQLVLVDTPGLHKVQKRAMNRVMNRAARGSLEGVDAGLLVIEAGRWDEEDSLAFNVLRDAGIPVVLVVNKIDRLKDKGALLPFLQEVTAGRDFSSVHPISAQKRNGLEALVRDVLALLPEAPPMFGEDEITDRSQRFLAGELVREQLMRQLGEELPYATTVEIERFTEDGNLLRIGAVIWVEREGQKAIVIGKGGTRLKEIGAKSRLQMERLFGAKVFLETWVRVREGWSDDEAALKAFGYE; from the coding sequence GTGAGCGAACAAACTCCCCATCATTGCGGCAGCGTGGCCGTCATCGGCCGCCCGAACGTGGGCAAGTCGACCCTGACCAATGCCCTGGTCGGCGCCAAGGTCAGCATCGTCTCCAATCGTCCGCAGACCACGCGCCATCGCCTGCTGGGCATCGCCACCTATCCGGAAGGCCAGCTGGTGCTGGTCGACACCCCCGGCCTGCACAAGGTGCAGAAGCGGGCGATGAACCGGGTGATGAACCGCGCCGCGCGCGGATCGCTGGAAGGCGTCGACGCCGGCCTGCTGGTGATCGAAGCGGGTCGTTGGGACGAAGAAGACAGCCTGGCGTTCAACGTGCTGCGTGACGCCGGCATCCCGGTGGTGCTGGTGGTCAACAAGATCGATCGACTGAAGGACAAGGGCGCGCTGCTGCCGTTCCTGCAGGAAGTCACCGCCGGCCGCGACTTCTCCTCCGTGCATCCGATCTCGGCGCAGAAGCGCAACGGTCTGGAAGCGCTGGTGCGCGACGTGCTGGCACTGCTGCCGGAAGCGCCGCCGATGTTCGGCGAAGACGAGATCACCGACCGCAGCCAGCGCTTCCTGGCCGGCGAACTGGTGCGTGAACAGCTGATGCGCCAGTTGGGCGAAGAGCTGCCGTATGCCACCACCGTGGAAATCGAACGCTTCACCGAAGATGGCAACCTGCTGCGCATCGGTGCGGTGATTTGGGTCGAGCGCGAGGGCCAGAAGGCCATCGTGATCGGCAAGGGTGGTACCCGCCTGAAGGAAATCGGGGCCAAGTCCCGCCTGCAGATGGAGCGTCTGTTCGGGGCCAAGGTGTTCCTGGAAACCTGGGTGCGCGTGCGTGAAGGCTGGTCCGACGACGAGGCCGCACTGAAGGCCTTCGGTTACGAGTAA
- the rnc gene encoding ribonuclease III, which produces MPSKFIQRGDLIGHAFSDPALLKQALTHRSAGAPHNERLEFLGDSIVNMMAAEALYRRWPKADEGAMTRARAELVREGALAVIGRTLELGERLTLGPGEMKSGGHRRDSILADAVEAVVAAIYLDAGFEACRAVVLPWFSASIEALPASGRPEKDPKTRLQEWLQARQKALPQYELVSESGDDHAKHFRVRCIVADPAASTEGEGASRRLAEQQAAAAVLEQLDSK; this is translated from the coding sequence GTGCCCAGTAAATTCATCCAACGTGGCGACCTGATCGGTCATGCCTTCAGCGACCCGGCCCTGCTCAAGCAGGCGCTGACGCATCGCAGTGCCGGTGCGCCGCACAACGAGCGCCTGGAGTTCCTCGGCGACAGCATCGTCAACATGATGGCGGCCGAGGCGTTGTACCGGCGCTGGCCCAAGGCTGACGAAGGCGCGATGACCCGTGCCCGTGCCGAGCTGGTGCGTGAAGGCGCGCTGGCGGTGATCGGGCGCACCCTGGAACTGGGCGAACGGCTGACCCTGGGCCCGGGCGAAATGAAGTCCGGCGGTCATCGTCGCGACTCGATCCTGGCCGATGCGGTGGAAGCCGTGGTGGCCGCGATCTACCTGGATGCCGGCTTCGAGGCCTGCCGGGCGGTGGTACTGCCCTGGTTCAGCGCTTCGATCGAGGCATTGCCGGCCTCCGGCCGGCCCGAGAAGGACCCCAAGACCCGCCTGCAGGAATGGCTGCAGGCCCGACAGAAGGCGTTGCCGCAGTATGAACTGGTGTCAGAATCCGGTGACGACCATGCCAAACACTTCCGGGTACGCTGCATCGTAGCCGACCCGGCCGCCAGCACCGAGGGCGAAGGCGCCTCGCGGCGGCTTGCCGAACAACAGGCGGCTGCGGCCGTCCTAGAACAACTGGATTCCAAGTGA
- a CDS encoding response regulator: MQMTPRASRPRFLLVEDDIISRGFFKAALETLPADVDTADSLASALASAEPGAHDLWLIDVNLPDGNGAQLLRELRRSHPDTPALAHTADGDTSIHARLREAGFSDTLVKPLGRDQLLKAVRRALVNSPAGIVMAQVPAAVELQVQDWDETAALAALNGQRNHLIALRELFLAELPGVRDAVEQAVDQHDERQLRSQLHRLQASCGFVGAARLARAVRQLHHAPESGQAQAGFRAAVAALLH, encoded by the coding sequence ATGCAGATGACCCCGCGGGCCAGCCGGCCCCGCTTCCTGCTTGTCGAGGACGACATCATCAGCCGCGGTTTTTTCAAAGCGGCGTTGGAAACGTTACCGGCGGACGTGGACACCGCAGACTCGTTGGCCAGTGCCCTGGCCAGCGCCGAGCCCGGCGCGCATGATCTGTGGCTGATCGACGTCAACCTGCCTGACGGCAACGGTGCGCAGTTGTTGCGCGAACTGCGCCGTTCACACCCCGATACGCCGGCGTTGGCGCATACCGCCGACGGTGATACCTCCATTCATGCCCGCCTGCGCGAGGCCGGGTTCAGCGACACCCTGGTCAAGCCACTGGGCCGCGACCAGTTGCTGAAGGCCGTGCGCCGCGCCCTGGTCAACAGCCCCGCCGGGATCGTCATGGCACAGGTGCCGGCGGCGGTCGAGCTGCAGGTCCAGGACTGGGATGAGACGGCGGCGCTGGCCGCGCTCAATGGCCAGCGCAACCATTTGATCGCCCTGCGCGAGTTGTTCCTGGCCGAATTGCCGGGCGTGCGCGATGCGGTCGAGCAGGCGGTGGACCAGCACGACGAGCGCCAGCTGCGCAGCCAGTTGCACCGGTTGCAGGCCAGCTGCGGGTTCGTGGGCGCGGCACGTCTGGCCCGTGCGGTGCGCCAGTTGCATCATGCGCCGGAGTCCGGTCAGGCCCAAGCGGGATTCCGCGCAGCGGTAGCTGCCCTGCTGCATTGA
- a CDS encoding DsbA family oxidoreductase — MRIDIYSDVVCPWCWIGKHRFQQGVQLLGADAPELDIHWQPFQLDPDADATPVPLREAYVRKFGGVERTEQILGQTQTTARAEGLPMDFGQGQVRVTTLPAHRVLWLAGQHGVQDAVGEALFRAHFEHGQNLADPSVLIKAGVAGGLDAGEIAQMLASDRGLAEVEAKLAQAHALGISSVPTFVIDGKWAISGAQPPEAFANALRQIAAEQGAPAASADGDEACGPDGCKV; from the coding sequence ATGAGAATCGACATCTACTCCGACGTGGTCTGCCCCTGGTGCTGGATTGGCAAGCATCGTTTCCAGCAGGGTGTGCAGTTGCTGGGCGCGGACGCGCCTGAACTCGACATCCATTGGCAGCCGTTCCAGCTGGATCCGGACGCGGACGCCACCCCGGTTCCGCTGCGCGAGGCCTACGTGCGCAAGTTCGGTGGCGTCGAGCGGACCGAGCAGATCCTCGGCCAGACCCAGACCACTGCGCGTGCAGAAGGCCTGCCGATGGACTTCGGCCAGGGCCAGGTGCGGGTGACCACGCTGCCGGCGCACCGGGTGCTGTGGCTGGCCGGCCAGCACGGCGTGCAGGATGCGGTCGGCGAAGCGCTGTTCCGCGCCCACTTCGAGCATGGCCAGAACCTGGCGGACCCCTCGGTGCTGATCAAGGCCGGCGTGGCTGGCGGCCTCGACGCGGGTGAAATCGCGCAGATGCTGGCCTCCGACCGCGGCCTGGCCGAGGTCGAAGCCAAGCTGGCGCAGGCCCATGCGCTGGGCATTTCCTCGGTGCCGACCTTCGTCATCGATGGAAAGTGGGCCATTTCCGGGGCGCAGCCGCCGGAGGCCTTCGCCAACGCGCTGCGCCAGATCGCTGCCGAACAGGGCGCTCCGGCAGCTTCGGCTGACGGAGACGAGGCCTGCGGCCCGGACGGCTGCAAGGTCTGA
- the lepB gene encoding signal peptidase I, which translates to MKLFEILLVVLTLSSGLILLADKLYLAKRRAQRAGLLDSEPVLVDYSRAFFPVLAIVLIVRSFIAEPYKIPSSSMMPNLLIGDFILVNKFSYGLRLPISNTKFVPVGEPSRGDVVVFHFPGHSDQDPAKGENFIKRVIGVPGDTVVFEGDGVILNGEPLKYDNKGIYAGHKGQGEGANLLVEHLPGRTHTVLETDYPRGQGQWTVPAGKYLVMGDNRDNSDDGRFWGLLPEENLRGKAFLIWLNCQGWFCKDGFEPSRIGSSIN; encoded by the coding sequence ATGAAACTGTTTGAGATCCTCCTGGTCGTGCTGACCCTGTCCTCGGGCCTGATCCTGCTCGCGGACAAGCTGTACCTCGCCAAGCGCCGCGCCCAGCGCGCAGGCCTGCTCGATTCCGAGCCGGTGCTGGTGGACTACTCGCGTGCGTTCTTCCCGGTGCTGGCGATCGTGCTGATCGTGCGCAGCTTCATCGCCGAGCCGTACAAGATTCCGTCCAGCTCGATGATGCCGAACCTGCTGATCGGCGACTTCATCCTGGTCAACAAGTTCTCCTATGGCCTGCGCCTGCCGATCAGCAACACCAAGTTCGTGCCGGTCGGTGAACCGTCGCGCGGTGACGTGGTGGTGTTCCACTTCCCGGGCCATAGCGACCAGGATCCGGCCAAGGGCGAGAACTTCATCAAGCGCGTGATCGGCGTGCCGGGCGACACCGTGGTCTTCGAAGGCGACGGCGTGATCCTCAACGGCGAGCCGCTGAAGTACGACAACAAGGGTATCTACGCCGGCCACAAGGGCCAGGGCGAAGGTGCCAACCTGCTGGTCGAGCACCTCCCGGGCCGTACCCATACCGTGCTGGAGACCGACTATCCGCGCGGCCAGGGCCAGTGGACCGTGCCCGCCGGCAAGTACCTGGTGATGGGCGACAACCGCGACAACAGCGACGATGGTCGTTTCTGGGGCCTGCTGCCGGAAGAGAACCTGCGCGGCAAGGCGTTCCTGATCTGGCTCAACTGCCAGGGCTGGTTCTGCAAGGATGGCTTCGAGCCGTCGCGGATCGGCTCGAGCATCAACTGA
- a CDS encoding hypoxanthine-guanine phosphoribosyltransferase — MPNLTISQALAQADLLVDRPTIDKAIAGIADAIARDYKGEVPLFLSIMHGALPFAGQLALELGARGQDVQFDYLHATRYRGETTGGDLVWKHKPATSLFGRRVLLVDDILDEGYTLQGVRTWCLEQGATDVRIAAMTVKQHDRALPDVVADYAGIELPDRYVFGFGMDVNETLRCVPAIYAMKE; from the coding sequence ATGCCCAACCTCACCATTTCCCAGGCCCTGGCCCAGGCTGACCTGCTGGTCGACCGCCCCACCATCGACAAGGCCATCGCTGGTATCGCCGACGCCATCGCGCGCGATTACAAGGGCGAGGTGCCGCTGTTCCTGTCCATCATGCACGGCGCGCTGCCGTTTGCCGGCCAGCTGGCGCTGGAACTGGGCGCACGCGGCCAGGACGTGCAGTTCGATTACCTGCACGCGACCCGCTACCGTGGTGAAACCACCGGCGGCGACCTGGTCTGGAAGCACAAGCCAGCCACCTCGCTGTTCGGCCGCCGCGTGCTGCTGGTCGACGACATCCTAGACGAAGGCTACACCCTGCAGGGCGTGCGTACCTGGTGCCTGGAGCAGGGCGCGACCGACGTGCGCATCGCCGCGATGACCGTGAAGCAGCACGACCGCGCGCTGCCGGACGTGGTTGCCGACTACGCCGGCATCGAACTGCCGGACCGCTACGTGTTCGGCTTCGGCATGGACGTCAACGAAACCCTGCGCTGCGTGCCGGCCATCTACGCGATGAAGGAATAA
- a CDS encoding DUF4845 domain-containing protein, giving the protein MKTMNTQRGMTLTSFLAVLIVVGFFLYIGMKLFPMYQEYYAVRSAMKSLANEPGVGSMEPSRIQDLFFKRLYINYSDNVKPANVKFDRRDNGWTLKVNYEVRRPLVGNLDVVGKFDSSQDLTRSGAQ; this is encoded by the coding sequence ATGAAGACGATGAACACGCAGCGTGGCATGACCCTGACCTCGTTCCTGGCGGTCCTGATCGTGGTTGGTTTCTTCCTCTACATCGGCATGAAGCTGTTCCCGATGTACCAGGAGTACTACGCGGTGCGCTCGGCGATGAAGAGCCTGGCCAACGAGCCGGGCGTGGGCAGCATGGAGCCGTCGCGGATCCAGGACCTGTTCTTCAAGCGCCTGTACATCAACTACTCGGACAACGTGAAGCCGGCCAACGTCAAGTTTGATCGCCGCGACAATGGCTGGACCCTCAAGGTCAACTACGAAGTGCGCCGGCCGCTGGTCGGCAACCTCGATGTGGTTGGCAAATTCGATTCTTCCCAGGACCTGACACGAAGCGGTGCCCAGTAA
- the rlmD gene encoding 23S rRNA (uracil(1939)-C(5))-methyltransferase RlmD, which yields MARSRSRIDRTPFQTEILDLSHDGRGVARREGEGGKVTFVSGALPGEVVMAEQTARSRHFDEARTVEVLKASPQRVTPKCPHFGTCAGCVLQHLDEDQQIVAKQRVLMDNLERIGHVKPGTVLAPLVGESWGYRRKGRFSVRRVEKKDKTLVGFREQDPRFVADLSQCLTVIPEIGTKVEALSTFIESLDGKRDIPQIEFIAGDQAVVLTVRHLQPLSDADRAAWATFGQQHGFVIYLQSGGVDTVQPLDGQGVPLSFRLAPWDVELAFRPLDFIQVNAKLNEKMIAHALDLLEPGEDERVLDLFCGLGNFTLPLARRVREVVGVEGDAGLVARARENAERNGLANAQFFSADLTQDQRSTAWMRQGFDKLLLDPPRSGAIEVLQQLPLKQFKRIVYVSCHPGSLARDAGYLVNEQGFTLVSAGAMDMFPHTAHVESIAVFEKR from the coding sequence GTGGCCCGATCCCGTTCCCGCATCGACCGTACCCCGTTCCAGACCGAAATCCTCGACCTCAGCCATGATGGTCGCGGCGTCGCCCGCCGTGAAGGCGAGGGTGGCAAGGTCACCTTCGTCAGCGGCGCCCTGCCGGGTGAGGTGGTCATGGCTGAACAGACCGCCCGTAGCCGCCATTTCGACGAAGCGCGTACGGTGGAAGTGCTGAAGGCCTCGCCGCAGCGCGTCACCCCGAAGTGTCCGCACTTCGGCACCTGCGCTGGCTGCGTGCTGCAGCACCTGGACGAAGACCAGCAGATCGTCGCCAAGCAGCGCGTGCTGATGGACAACCTGGAGCGCATCGGCCACGTGAAGCCGGGCACTGTGCTGGCGCCGCTGGTCGGTGAGAGCTGGGGCTACCGCCGCAAGGGCCGCTTCTCGGTGCGCCGGGTCGAGAAGAAGGACAAGACCCTGGTCGGTTTCCGTGAACAGGACCCGCGATTCGTGGCCGATCTCAGCCAGTGCCTGACCGTGATCCCGGAAATCGGCACCAAGGTCGAGGCGTTGTCGACCTTCATCGAGTCGCTTGATGGCAAGCGCGACATCCCGCAGATCGAATTCATCGCCGGTGACCAGGCCGTGGTCCTGACCGTGCGCCACCTGCAGCCCCTGAGCGATGCCGATCGTGCCGCCTGGGCCACCTTCGGCCAGCAGCATGGCTTCGTGATCTACCTGCAGTCCGGTGGCGTGGATACCGTGCAGCCGCTGGACGGGCAGGGCGTGCCGCTGTCGTTCCGGCTTGCGCCGTGGGACGTGGAGCTGGCGTTCCGTCCGCTGGACTTCATCCAGGTCAACGCCAAGCTCAACGAGAAGATGATCGCCCATGCCCTGGATCTGCTGGAGCCGGGTGAGGACGAGCGCGTGCTGGACCTGTTCTGCGGCCTGGGCAATTTCACCCTGCCGCTGGCCCGCCGTGTGCGCGAAGTGGTGGGTGTGGAAGGCGATGCCGGCCTTGTCGCCCGCGCCCGAGAGAATGCCGAGCGCAACGGCCTGGCCAATGCCCAGTTCTTCAGCGCCGATCTGACCCAGGACCAGCGCAGCACGGCGTGGATGCGCCAGGGCTTCGACAAGCTGCTGCTGGACCCGCCGCGTTCGGGCGCGATCGAAGTGCTGCAGCAGCTGCCGCTGAAGCAGTTCAAGCGCATCGTCTACGTCAGCTGCCACCCGGGCTCGCTGGCGCGTGATGCCGGCTACCTGGTCAACGAGCAGGGCTTCACCCTGGTCAGCGCCGGCGCCATGGACATGTTCCCGCATACCGCGCACGTGGAAAGCATCGCGGTGTTCGAGAAGCGCTGA
- the nagZ gene encoding beta-N-acetylhexosaminidase gives MLLIGVAGTELTAQERDWLQHDAVAGVVLFKRNFASRQQVTDLSAAIRAAAPRPQLICVDQEGGRVQRFREGYSELPPLQDIGALYATDPQQALALAEQHAWLMASEVRASGLDLSFAPVVDLGRGNRAIGNRAFSEDPQVVAAFTAAYVRGMHAVGMAATLKHFPGHGTVLEDTHVDTAIDPRALDELRAQDLVPFQAGIAAGADAVMMAHVVYPQVAPEPAGYSPRWIQDILRGELGFRGVVFSDDIGMAASHSAGGVPARVHAHLDAGCDVVLVCHPELVDEALHAVQGRSLNTAALLGLLGRGALGWDGLLADARHGDTQSHLLETLGRTV, from the coding sequence ATGCTGCTGATCGGCGTTGCCGGCACCGAACTGACTGCCCAGGAGCGTGACTGGTTGCAGCACGATGCCGTGGCCGGAGTGGTGCTGTTCAAGCGCAACTTCGCCTCGCGCCAGCAGGTGACCGATCTGAGCGCGGCGATCCGTGCCGCCGCCCCGCGCCCGCAGCTGATCTGCGTGGACCAGGAAGGCGGCCGTGTGCAGCGTTTCCGCGAAGGCTACAGCGAGCTGCCGCCGCTGCAGGACATCGGTGCGCTGTACGCCACCGACCCGCAGCAGGCGCTGGCCCTGGCCGAGCAGCACGCCTGGCTGATGGCCAGCGAAGTGCGGGCCAGCGGCCTGGACCTGAGTTTTGCGCCGGTGGTCGATCTCGGTCGTGGCAACCGCGCCATCGGCAACCGTGCCTTCAGTGAAGACCCGCAGGTGGTTGCCGCGTTCACTGCCGCCTACGTGCGCGGCATGCACGCGGTCGGCATGGCGGCCACGCTCAAGCATTTCCCCGGTCACGGCACCGTGCTGGAAGATACCCACGTGGATACCGCGATCGATCCGCGTGCGCTCGATGAGCTGCGCGCGCAGGATCTGGTGCCGTTCCAGGCCGGCATCGCCGCCGGTGCCGACGCGGTGATGATGGCGCACGTGGTCTATCCGCAGGTTGCGCCTGAGCCGGCCGGCTATTCCCCGCGCTGGATCCAGGACATCCTGCGTGGCGAGCTCGGCTTCCGCGGCGTGGTGTTCTCCGACGACATCGGCATGGCTGCTTCGCACAGTGCCGGCGGTGTGCCGGCACGCGTGCACGCGCACCTGGATGCCGGCTGCGACGTGGTGCTGGTCTGCCACCCCGAACTGGTCGATGAAGCCCTGCACGCGGTGCAGGGACGCTCCCTCAATACTGCTGCGCTGCTGGGCCTGCTCGGTCGCGGCGCGCTTGGTTGGGACGGCCTGTTGGCCGATGCCCGCCATGGCGACACCCAATCCCATTTGCTTGAAACCCTTGGAAGAACCGTCTGA
- a CDS encoding CYTH domain-containing protein yields the protein MGIEIERKFLVSSDGWRTAAHRVIPMAQGYINDLGALDRGTQNASVRVRIEGDHAALNLKSRTIGHTRQEFDYPIPVDDARALLALCVGGLIDKRRHLVEYAGLTWEVDEFLGDNAGLVVAEVELDSADQAIDLPDWVGTEVTDDARYYNVALANHPYSQW from the coding sequence ATGGGCATCGAAATCGAACGCAAATTCCTCGTCAGCAGTGATGGCTGGCGCACTGCCGCGCACCGGGTGATCCCGATGGCGCAGGGCTACATCAACGACCTGGGCGCGCTCGACCGCGGCACCCAGAACGCCTCGGTGCGCGTGCGCATCGAAGGCGACCATGCCGCGCTGAACCTGAAGTCGCGCACCATCGGCCACACCCGCCAGGAGTTCGACTATCCGATCCCGGTGGACGATGCCCGCGCACTGCTGGCGCTGTGCGTGGGTGGCCTGATCGACAAGCGCCGCCATCTGGTCGAGTACGCCGGCCTGACCTGGGAAGTGGACGAGTTCCTCGGCGACAACGCCGGCCTGGTGGTGGCTGAGGTTGAGCTGGACAGCGCTGACCAGGCTATCGACCTGCCGGACTGGGTTGGTACCGAAGTCACCGACGACGCCCGCTACTACAACGTCGCGCTCGCCAACCACCCCTATTCACAGTGGTGA
- the recO gene encoding DNA repair protein RecO — MLIEDDTGFVLHARAYRETSLLVEVLSAQHGRIGVLARGVSTAKGQVLRAALQPLQWIRFSALQRGELAQLRGAEALDAAPRLVGQAMLAGFYLSELTLRLAPRQDPLPELYLAYGEARARLGVGAGLAWTLRRFERELLTSLGLGFELDSASDGQPIDPAARYELDPQEGAQRLLSERAGERRAAATGSALLALAADEEPDAADLASLRLPMRRVLAHHLGPRGLKSWEMLEQLAPKR, encoded by the coding sequence ATGCTGATCGAGGACGACACCGGCTTCGTGCTGCATGCACGGGCCTACCGTGAGACCAGCCTGCTGGTCGAGGTATTGAGCGCGCAGCATGGCCGCATCGGCGTGCTCGCGCGCGGCGTGTCCACTGCCAAGGGCCAGGTGCTGCGCGCCGCCCTGCAGCCACTGCAGTGGATCCGCTTCAGCGCATTGCAGCGCGGTGAGCTGGCCCAGCTGCGTGGCGCCGAGGCGCTGGACGCGGCACCGCGTCTGGTTGGTCAGGCGATGCTGGCCGGCTTCTACCTGAGTGAACTGACCCTGCGCCTGGCCCCGCGCCAGGACCCGCTGCCGGAGCTGTACCTGGCCTACGGCGAAGCGCGTGCGCGACTGGGAGTGGGGGCGGGCCTGGCCTGGACCCTGCGCCGGTTCGAACGCGAGCTGCTGACCTCGCTGGGCCTGGGTTTTGAGCTGGACAGTGCCAGCGACGGTCAGCCGATCGACCCGGCCGCGCGCTACGAACTGGACCCACAGGAGGGCGCGCAGCGCCTGCTCAGCGAGCGCGCTGGCGAACGCCGCGCAGCCGCGACCGGCTCGGCGCTGCTGGCGCTGGCCGCCGATGAAGAGCCCGATGCCGCCGACCTGGCCAGCCTGCGCCTGCCGATGCGGCGGGTGCTGGCCCATCACCTCGGGCCACGAGGACTGAAGTCCTGGGAAATGCTCGAGCAGCTCGCTCCCAAGCGTTGA